Genomic segment of Deltaproteobacteria bacterium:
TGCTTACATATGTGGGTATATAAATGGCGTTAGAAAAAAAGAGCAATCTTGAAGAAGCGAGAGAAATGCTTGAAAAGGCGCTGGCAGTTTATGGCCATGACGAGAAACTCGATAACAAACTTCAATTGCTACTCATAACCAAAGCCTTTGAAGTGCTAATTGAGTATGGATGGAAAGAGCTTAAGCGCCGAGTGGAAGATGAAGGTTTAGATGCCCCCTCGCCAAAAGCGGCAATTAGAGCTGCTGCAAGATTGTCTATGATATCCGAACCGGAAGTATGGATACGATGTCTTAATGCGCGAAACGATAGCGTTCACAATTATTACGCCCTTCCGGAGAAGGACTTTACGATGTTGTGTTATGAGCTGCTTAAAGCGGCTGCCGAAATCGTTCCGCCTAAAGTGAGGTGAGATTTGTTTGGTTATATTTGGTAAGAGCCAGAGAGAATGGCATAGGTTCCCTCGCGGAGCACTTTGCGCTGTGGCCCTTTTGTTCACCGTTTTCCAGGAAATGCAGGACATTCTCAAAATCGTTTGCTTGCGTATTAGAAGCAAGTGTCTGTTCAGGCGAAAGCGAAAAGCCATCTCTGGAAAATACATACCCAATCGATCCTTGCGGTATGGTTACTAACGGCACTTTATGAATGCGATAAATGAAGGGAAACATGAGGTGCCAGCCGCCGCGGAGGATCCATGGCTGATAACCGGCCTCACCGCCACGTGCGATAATTCCCTGAGAAATAGAGCCTCTTGGACTAAAAAGCTTTTCTACTATGCCAACACGGTTGTTAGGAATATGGCGACAACTTGATTCCACATGGTCTAAGAAGTAATCGCTTACAAATTAGGTAACTGCTTTTGCAGCAAACATTTCGCTATTGAACCTAGCCCGAGGTGAGAGTCCAAGAAAATCGTTGACATTTTGGAGTCTGGCAAGAATACTCAATGACTGAGTAAAAATACTCAAGCACTGAGTAGTAGCAGTAACTATTTGATATTGCCAGGAAAAAATGATTAAACGAGCCGTCATTGATAAGATTTTAAGCGATATTCGCGGCGATAAACCGCTAATTCGCGCCATTATCGGGCCGCGACAGGTAGGAAAGACTACTGCGGCAAGACAGATAGTCGAGGCATTGGAATGGCCTCATATTTATGAGTCTGCCGACTCGCCCCTGCCACATAAGGCAGAGTGGATAACGATGCATTGGCATAGGGCACGAAAGTTAGCAGCGGTAAAACCTGCATTGTTAATTCTCGATGAGATTCAAAAAATTGCCAATTGGAGTGAGGAAGTAAAGCGCTTATGGGATGAGGATCGCAACGCCAAACTTCCTCTAACTGTGCTCGTGCTAGGTTCATCTGCTTTACTGCTTGCTTATGGCCTTACGGAGAGTCTTGCCGGACGCTTTTTTAGCTATCACTTTACGCATTGGACCTGGAGTGAAATGAAAAGTGCGTTTGGCTGGTCGCTTGATAAGTGGCTTTATTTTGGAGGTTATCCGGGGGCGGCAGATTTTTGCGATGACGAAGATAAATGGAAGCATTACGTAAATGATTCATTAATTGAAACAGTCCTTGCGCGCGATGTCCTTCAGCTACAAAGGATTAACAAGCCCGCTTTATTGCGCCAGCTATTCGGCTTATCTACAACCTGCCATGCTCGCATCATTTCTTACAACAAAATGCTAGGCCAGCTTCAAGACGCTGGAAATACGACTACTCTAGCGGAATATCTAAGACTTCTTGCAAGTTCTTATCTAGTAGTAGGCTTAGAACTCTTTTCAAAGGGGGTAGCGCGCAAGCGGGCAAGTAGTCCAAAAATAATTTTGCTAAACAATGCCTTAATTAGCGCCCCTTCAGTCGAAACATTTAAGCAAGTGTTGCAGTTCCCCGACAAATGGGGCTGGTTAATCGAAAATGCCGTCGGAGCGCATTTTTATAACTCGCTTTCCAAAACCTCCTGGCACATAAGCTATTGGCGAAAGGGCGATAAAGAAGTTGATTTTGTCGTTCAGGGTGGCGATAAGATTTTTGGGATAGAGGTAAAAAGCGGGCGCCTGCGAAAGACAAGCGGCTTAGAAGCATTTAAACAGCAATACCCCCAAGCAAAAACATTACTTGTTGGAACAACTGGAATTCCTCTTGAGGAGTTTTTTTCTGCGCCGGCAATTGAGTGGCTAAGTTAAGTGGCAGAGTTGTAACTGTAGAACGTCGATCTTTTTTTTGGATCCTCGCCTCGGTTTATCCGACAGAACGATCCCCTATTAGGGCATCTTCATAACTTTGACTATATCTAAAGTGTCAGATGATGTCTTGGTTAGTTCGTTTTTTTACAGATCCTTCGGATCCATGCCAGGTAGATCAATTTTGGTATTTGCAAAGAAAGGATCTGCTTGAAGAATCTCTTTTAACTCTTCGGCGTGGAAAGCTCCTATCCAAACGACAACTGGCTTCTGTTCCTGACCGGCCTTTTTGCAAATCTCCTTTATATTATCTGCCAAGAACTGGTTTCGCCAATGAACGGCGACGTCAGCAAGAAACGTCATTCCGACCTGATTGTTTGCTGGATCACTAACAGTCTCGAAAAAAGAATCAAGGTTGGGAACTTTTTCTTGATGCTTGTATTTAGTTTCGGCCAACTGTCCCATTGCTCGTGCATACTCCTTAGCAATGGTTAAGAGCTCCCTACAGTCATCTATGTCTAGTTTTTTCACGACTTTTTGCACTGCTAGATTTTCCTGTTCCCAGCCACCGTAGGAGCCTTTAACTAGTGTATCAATTTCTCCCACAAGTTCTTTGGTCTTATCATGAAGAATGCAATTTCTATTGATTTTTCCCCACGCTTCTTTTGAGTACTCACTTTGCGTAAGGCCATGAAGAAAGAAAAAGCTTTTCGCTGCAAGTTCATTACGTAAATTTACGTCATTTTCCTTGCCTATAATATTGCTTAGTGCGGTATTAAGCCTTACAACATCAATTCCCGCTTTGGTCAAGTAATATGGAAATTCGCGTTCGACACCAAAAATTCGCATTTGATTTGGATCGTCAACATTAAAACGCTTCTTATAAGTGTCTATTAGATTGGGATCATCTATACCGTTTCCAAAAAGTAAGTTAAATATTTTACTTTTTGGAAACGGTATAACAGTGACGTGAGTTGTGAGCCATAAGGTTCAGGTGTTTTGCCCTGTTTTACATGTGCGTGATACTGCCATGATGTTATCGTTTATTTAGTTACAAGTGTCACAAGTAATTCCTCTAATAGCTGGAATTCTTGAACCACGTTTTCTGTTAAGCCCGGGAAAGTGAAGGCAATAATATATAGGCCAACGCCAATCGTTAAGGGTAGGCTTATTATGAAGATGTTTATTTGCGGTACGGCCTTGGTCAGTAAGCCCAGGACAAAGTTTGTTACTAGCAAAGTTACTAATATCGGCGCGCTCGTAATTACGGCAAGCTCAAACGTAGCTCGAAATCGGTCAATCAAGATGTCAGCCGTTGACATGTCAGTCGTAAAGGTACCAAGTCTCACGTTTCCGTCTATGCCTGCAAATGCGCGAATGACCGCGTGATGGCCATCGATCAATAAAAAGATTATTGTTCCTATTGTCATTTCGATTTTAGATAGTACCGATACCTGCTCTCCTAGCGAGTGATCGATCATATTGGCCTGACCGAGTCCGATGGCGCCATTCGTGACCTGTCCCGATACCGCTAGCCCACTCAAAATAAAAAGCGGTATGGCCCCCAATAAGTAACCCAGCATAAATTCTACTGTTACCATCAAGCCGCCATCAATTAAATTGCTTGGCATCGGTGCTCTGTCGCAGGCTAAGGCAATTGCGGCACTTAAAACTATTGCTACAGAGCCGCGAATCATGTCCGGAACTTCGCTCGTACCAATACCCGGAAGCACCCAAAGTAACGCACTAGCGCGCACTAGAAGCAAAAACCACGTCCAGAGAATAGAGAGATCTAATGAATCACTTAAGAGTTCTGTCACTTTAATGCTATGTCGTAACTTGAGGAATTTGGTTTAATGCAAAGGTAGCAAAATATGCCATCTTCGAAATCATCCATGAGCCAAAAAAGAACAAGGCTGCCACAGTTGCAAGAATTTTCGGAATAAAGGCCAGCGCAGAATCGTTAATTTGTGTCGCAGCTTGCACTATGCTGATACTTACCCCGGCAACTAACCCCAGCAACAATACAGGAGCGG
This window contains:
- a CDS encoding flagellar biosynthetic protein FliR, with product MTELLSDSLDLSILWTWFLLLVRASALLWVLPGIGTSEVPDMIRGSVAIVLSAAIALACDRAPMPSNLIDGGLMVTVEFMLGYLLGAIPLFILSGLAVSGQVTNGAIGLGQANMIDHSLGEQVSVLSKIEMTIGTIIFLLIDGHHAVIRAFAGIDGNVRLGTFTTDMSTADILIDRFRATFELAVITSAPILVTLLVTNFVLGLLTKAVPQINIFIISLPLTIGVGLYIIAFTFPGLTENVVQEFQLLEELLVTLVTK
- a CDS encoding ATP-binding protein — translated: MIKRAVIDKILSDIRGDKPLIRAIIGPRQVGKTTAARQIVEALEWPHIYESADSPLPHKAEWITMHWHRARKLAAVKPALLILDEIQKIANWSEEVKRLWDEDRNAKLPLTVLVLGSSALLLAYGLTESLAGRFFSYHFTHWTWSEMKSAFGWSLDKWLYFGGYPGAADFCDDEDKWKHYVNDSLIETVLARDVLQLQRINKPALLRQLFGLSTTCHARIISYNKMLGQLQDAGNTTTLAEYLRLLASSYLVVGLELFSKGVARKRASSPKIILLNNALISAPSVETFKQVLQFPDKWGWLIENAVGAHFYNSLSKTSWHISYWRKGDKEVDFVVQGGDKIFGIEVKSGRLRKTSGLEAFKQQYPQAKTLLVGTTGIPLEEFFSAPAIEWLS
- a CDS encoding flagellar biosynthetic protein FliQ — encoded protein: MDIEDFIRISSFGIQTAIVVSAPVLLLGLVAGVSISIVQAATQINDSALAFIPKILATVAALFFFGSWMISKMAYFATFALNQIPQVTT
- a CDS encoding nucleotidyltransferase substrate binding protein, with the protein product MALEKKSNLEEAREMLEKALAVYGHDEKLDNKLQLLLITKAFEVLIEYGWKELKRRVEDEGLDAPSPKAAIRAAARLSMISEPEVWIRCLNARNDSVHNYYALPEKDFTMLCYELLKAAAEIVPPKVR